From one Triticum urartu cultivar G1812 chromosome 3, Tu2.1, whole genome shotgun sequence genomic stretch:
- the LOC125547482 gene encoding uncharacterized protein LOC125547482, which yields MCSMLCMQVIGILLFTEMVDRGNNYEYIRPGLPTLRTQDGPTCLFNAIGYTTDLAWPGVWIDADSYADDYESQLLVPVGYDWNPRAVTALELFKNRGVKAICKDGNEIRVRIAGYKCHAPMIHERVFPMIESGANLMGTFAVRPKEFANLGDRIYELDTPFQHNEHPASHIVTFVGHGKKNGRPYLVFLNTHGSEFGTLGLGRVYFDQVFQDPREEHKGFRFISVLAGAHPTQAAKRGRRQHTTRTQEEQRRKTPY from the exons ATGTGCTCTATGTTATGTATGCAGGTCATTGGCATTTTGTTGTTCACAGAAATGGTCGACCGAGGCAATAACTATGAGTATATTAGACCTGGACTCCCTACCTTGCGGACGCAAGATGGACCCACTTGCCTTTTCAATGCAATAGGGTACACCACGGATTTAGCCTGGCCAGGAGTTTGGATTGATGCTGATTCTTATGCGGACGACTACGAGAGTCAGTTGCTGGTACCTGTGGGGTACGATTGGAATCCCCGTGCCGTTACTGCACTTGAGTTATTCAAGAATAGAGGGGTCAAGGCAATTTGCAAGGATGGAAATGAGATCCGGGTACGCATCGCAGGTTACAAGTGCCATGCGCCCATGATACATGAAAGGGTGTTTCCTATGATAGAGTCTGGGGCCAACCTGATGGGAACCTTTGCCGTGCGGCCGAAGGAATTTGCTAACTTGGGGGATAGGATTTATGAGCTCGACACACCGTTCCAACATAATGAGCATCCGGCGTCGCATATCGTCACGTTTGTTGGGCACGGAAAGAAGAATGGACGTCCATACTTGGTTTTCTTGAACACCCACGGGTCTGAATTTGGGACACTGGGATTAGGACGGGTCTACTTCGATCAGGTGTTCCAGGATCCCAGGGAAGAGCATAAGGGATTTAGGTTCATATCCGTGCTTGCTGGTGCTCATCCTACCCAGGCAGCAAAGCGTGGGCGGCGGCAGCATACTACCAGAACCCAG GAAGAGCAGAGGAGGAAGACACCGTACTGA